The segment CCGCGCCGAGGGTGAAGTGGGCGGCCTTCTCGGCACCGGCGGGCAGGTCCTCGGTGACGTTCGCGGCGGTCAGTCCGGTCACGGTCCAGACGGTGCCGGTCAGCGGCTCGGGCGAGGGTTCGGTGGTGACCCCGGCGGCGGGGGGCTGTCCGTCGCCGTTCTTGTCGGTCCTCCCGTCCTGGTTCGAGGCCTTCTCGCTGCCGCAGCCGGCGGTGGCGAGCAGCGCGAGGAGCAGCAGGGCGGTCGTGGGGGTGCTCGGGTGCCTACGCATGCCCCTGGGACGCGACCGGCCCGCGACCGGTTCCCGGCCGGGGTGTTGTCCGAGAACGGGCGGGTTGTTGTCCGAGGACGGGCCCGGGGGCTATCCGAGGACGGGCAGTACGCCGGAGAGGTCGGCCCGTTCGCCACTTGCGGCCACCTTCGCGGACTCCAGGGCCGCCGCCCAGTCGAGCCGGCCGGTGGCAAGCCGGATCCAGGTCAGGGGGTCGGTCTCGACGACATTGGGCGGGGTGCCGCGGGTGTGCCGGGGGCCCTCGACGCACTGGACGACCGCGTACGGCGGCACCCGTACCTCGACCGAACCGCCGGCCACGGCGGTGGCCAGGGCGTCGGCGAGGAGCCGGGTGGTGGTGGCGAGTCCGTCCCGGTCGTACGGCAGGGCGATCCCGGCGGGGGCGAGTGCGTCGTTGAGGTCGTCGCTGTGGACGATGAGTTCCACGGTCCGGGTGACCAGATGGTCGGCGAACCGCATGGCCCCCAGCCTGGTGGCGACCCGCCGGTCGTCGGGAGTGGCGGAGAGGACCGCGGCGAGCTCGCCGGCCAGTTCCTCGTATGCCTGAGGGAGCCGGCCCTCGGCCGCCCGTCGCCGGGTGTCCTGGTCGATCGGGCCCGCGTAGGCACCGGTGGCCGACGGCCACTGCTCCAGGGCGAGGAGCGCGGCACCGCTCGGCGGTTCGGGCGCGGCGGTGAAGGTGACGATGTTCCCCACGGCGAGGTGGATATGGGCGACCAGTTCGCGGACGGTCCAGTCGCCGAGCCGGGTGGGCAGCGCCGACTGCTCGGGCGTCAGCTCGGCGACGACGGCGCGGACGGCGCCGTACTGGCCGAGGACGGCCGCGCGGATCTTCGCGGAGTCGTAGCGGCGGGGTCGCTTCTTGACCGGGGGCATGATCGCGAGCCTAGGCGTTCTCCCGGTCGTCCGCAGCTGGATTCGGGGCCGGGTCCGGGAAGGTGAACTTCTCGCCGTTGGCGGGCAGCTCCATACCGCGCCAGCGGAACGGGATCCCGCGGGCGATCTCGGGGTCCGGCCGGTCCATGAGCTGGAAGTGGACATGCGGTTCGGTGGAGTTGCCGGAGTTTCCGCAGGTGCCGACGGTCTGCCCGGCGCGGACCCGGTCACCGTCCCGGACCGTGAGGGAGCCACGCCTGACGTGCGCGTAGAGGGCGTAGGTACCGTCCCCGAGGTCGAGCACCAGATGGTTGCCGGTGATGCCCCACGGGCCGCGCAGGGAGCGGACGAAGGCCTCCACGACCATCAGATAGACGATCATCGGCAGGGAGTTGCGGCTGAGGTGGTCGCGCTGCCCGTCCCGGGCCCGGACGACGGTGCCGTCGGCGACCGCGAGCAGCGGGGCGCCGAAGGCCGGGAAGGCGGAGCTGCGGCGGACCGGCGGCCATACCCAGCGGAAGGCGGGGCTTTCCGGGCCGTCCGCCGGAGCGGCGACGATATCGATGGCGTAGGACTGCCCGAGCTGGTGCGTGCCATGGCTCGGGACCTTGTCGGCCGGGCTGTTGTGGGCCAGCCAGCGGCCGGTGACGGGAGCGCCGACCGTCACCGCGGCCGGTGGTTCGGTCTTCCGGTGCTCGGTGTTCTGGAGCCGGGAGCGGACCAGGTCGAGGGCGATGGCGGCGACGCCCGCGAGGAGCGGCGGCCACCCGGCGCCGGGTCCGAGCAGGTCCAGCGCGATCAGGACGATGACCAGCCACCAGCAGACCCGGGCGCCGACCGAGACGCCCTTGAGCGTACGGTCCCGCCCGCGGCGCGCCTCGGGCACGGTTACGGACGCGGTTACGGGCTCGGGCGCGGTTACGGGCACGGGCGCGGTTACGGGCAC is part of the Streptomyces qinzhouensis genome and harbors:
- a CDS encoding M23 family metallopeptidase, translated to MPEPVPVTAPVPVTAPEPVTASVTVPEARRGRDRTLKGVSVGARVCWWLVIVLIALDLLGPGAGWPPLLAGVAAIALDLVRSRLQNTEHRKTEPPAAVTVGAPVTGRWLAHNSPADKVPSHGTHQLGQSYAIDIVAAPADGPESPAFRWVWPPVRRSSAFPAFGAPLLAVADGTVVRARDGQRDHLSRNSLPMIVYLMVVEAFVRSLRGPWGITGNHLVLDLGDGTYALYAHVRRGSLTVRDGDRVRAGQTVGTCGNSGNSTEPHVHFQLMDRPDPEIARGIPFRWRGMELPANGEKFTFPDPAPNPAADDRENA
- a CDS encoding maleylpyruvate isomerase family mycothiol-dependent enzyme translates to MPPVKKRPRRYDSAKIRAAVLGQYGAVRAVVAELTPEQSALPTRLGDWTVRELVAHIHLAVGNIVTFTAAPEPPSGAALLALEQWPSATGAYAGPIDQDTRRRAAEGRLPQAYEELAGELAAVLSATPDDRRVATRLGAMRFADHLVTRTVELIVHSDDLNDALAPAGIALPYDRDGLATTTRLLADALATAVAGGSVEVRVPPYAVVQCVEGPRHTRGTPPNVVETDPLTWIRLATGRLDWAAALESAKVAASGERADLSGVLPVLG
- a CDS encoding META domain-containing protein; this encodes MRRHPSTPTTALLLLALLATAGCGSEKASNQDGRTDKNGDGQPPAAGVTTEPSPEPLTGTVWTVTGLTAANVTEDLPAGAEKAAHFTLGADGTLSGSLGCNRFTARAQDTGSALTLGPVAGTKMLCDGGKGAVEQHLLKVLAGKVGYAVDGRTAVLTGPDGTGLRATAD